The Archocentrus centrarchus isolate MPI-CPG fArcCen1 chromosome 5, fArcCen1, whole genome shotgun sequence genome contains the following window.
TGACGCAAAATAAATAAGCTCGTCCTAATTCAgatacaattattattattttttttttttactgcagctCCACCAGCTCCTCTATTTGGGGAGTATTTCCCATTGTTGTTGTGCTGCTTGTACTGATGCAAATGTATGTTGACAAGTGTGAGTTCATTCTTCAAATatgacaaatgttttcagtttttacatttttgcccTTCAGTCATagcaaaaatgtattatttcaaAGACTGCTGTGACATAATTTCGCAGCACAGGAGATTTAAAATGTCTGTACTGAATTGTGTTCATATAAAAATGACTATTTATATCAGTTTCCATTTGTAATACAGTAAGCTAAAGTAAGCCAGACAAACCCACGTCAACGACTTGTCAAAGCATAGCTGTTACCCAagggtgatttttttaaagaagggaACAAATAAAAAGTGAACAGATTTCTCATGCTTTTAAATATGAGGAATTAAAAGTGACAAAGGAGCTTAGCTCTTCTTAAATTTTGCTACAGCCAACGCGTTTCAAAAGGCGCAGCTTTTACGTTGAAGGCGGACTGTGCGTGTTTCCCGTTGTTTAACTGGTTGCACAGGTTGGATCGTGTGGGTTTGGATGATGGTAGAAGCGGAAGCTTATGCGCGCTGAACGTCTTCGCCCAGAGTGACAATAAAACCGGCATCATTTTAACATTGTTCAGACAGCGTGGGCACTTCAAGAATGAACACACACGTGTCAGCATATATTGGCATCAGCATAAATaggaaaaaatgggaaatactCCAAAAACTGGTGTTTCTTATTTTACATCCCAAGCATTGCTCCGGCTGATGGAAACATCATgatctttttgtatttttttactcattctttgtctgtatctgaaagtcaccTTTTAGACAGTGCAGTATTGACCTGAAGTGACTTCATTCTTAACCCAGTGTGAATAGTGGGACTACTTCAGAGGTGTTTTCTggtatttaaatgtttgttgaTTGCCAGGATAAATGTCCGAAGAtgagctttattttgaaaagaccGGAAACGTTAAGTTGTTGCTATTGTCAAGCGGAAACAGCATGTTGTTTTACCTCGTGTGTGACAGGTTGGACCAAATACAGTTAGCAAAGTGGGTAGAACTGAGtcttaaattatgttttttgtcTGGTTGTTGAGTTCAAACGGTGGGCTCATTGCATAAATACATATTTGTATGTGACGGCAGTTATATAATATAATGCGGTTGTCAGCGGCTAACGCTTCCTGGATTTGCATGGAAACCAACTTTTTAGTCCTTCAAAGCTTAGCGTTAGCCAGCTAACTGAAAGCGTTTCCCGAGCATTAAAataaaggtctttttttttttttgttttactgtgttcatgcaaTGTAATAGCACACGGTAGCCATTTACAACACGTTAATGCCTTGTTGTAAATATGTGCCCAGATATAATGCTCTCACATTTCCCTCTCTCCAGGTGAGCTGCTGAGCTTGGTAGTGGTTATCACATATTAACACGTATACCGGTGTCTAGTGAGGAGTGGGCTCATATAAACATGTCCTGCCAAGGAGATGGACTTTCAGCGCAGGGCTCCAGCTCAGTGGGACCGtgcacctcctcttcctcggaGACGGATACCAGGAATGGAGATGTAATTACTGTTACCATCGGAGCAACTGTGCCACAGGGTTTGAACACACTGCTGCAGAGGAGGTCAAGGAGAAAATTGGGGGTGGATGCACGAATTAGCAAAGATCGCGGTCGCATATACTTCCTATAACTACTGACAAGCTTTCCAGGTAAGACTGTTGCCATGTTTTTTTCAAGCTTGCCCATCTAAAATCAGTGTATGTGATTATCTGTTCTTGGCATTCCTTATTGCAGGTTCATCTTCTGAGGTCTGTAGACAACCTGTTCGTTGTGGTTGAGGAATATGATCATTACCAGTTTAAACAGTCAAAGGTAACCCAGGTCCATCTTTATTCACTTGGTGCTGAACGTTAAGTGCATAGTTGTTACTGTCAGGATAATGAACATTGTGGCTTCTACAGGAGGACACAttgatggagctgcagcagcttgcCTCCAACTCCCCTGGACCAATGCCCTAGAGGTTTGGAAACTAAATGTAACgcttaaaaagaagaaaggccACCGCAAGGAGGGAACACCACCAAAGTGAAAGCAAACAGGGAGGCAGCTGAtctagctgctgctgctgagcagcAAGAGCTACCTCAGGTGGCGTCTGGTGCTGAAGGCCAGTTGGAGGCGGAGAGCCCGGCTGACCTCGAGACCTGCGAACAGGACTCGCAAGAGGCGGCGCCCGAGGCCAAAGTCATCAAGTTTCGTGTGACTTGTAACAGGGCCGGCGACAAACACAGCTTTTCCTCCAATGAGGCAGCTCGAGACTTTGGGGGAGCTGTGCAGGAATTCTTCCAGTGGAAAGCAGACATGACAAAGTTTGACATAGAGGTAGGCACACTTCTGTATCGATATCGATAAATGCACAAGGATTACCATTCTGTCAgccgccccccccccaaaaaaagaaatctgttgAGTAAAGCCTGCAAGACCTAAACTTATATTTAATTTAGGaagtaacaaaataacaaaggCATTAATTATCACTTTCCATTTAGGAAGTGTTTATATCATGTGACAAGTTGAGAAAATTGCTTTAGCACCTTAAAGGTTAAAGTATTGGAGATGATGTGGATGTTCCATAAATCAGTGTTGGGGAAAGAAAACGTTTCACATTGTGGTGGTAATCTCATCTACAGTTATTTTATTACCCTCCCACAACCACCAGTTGCCAGCTTTTTGTATCTTGCTCAAGTTTAGGGATATTAAACCTTTTGATAACATTTAATTGTAATTTCATTACTGATTAACCTGCAGATTAGTTTCGCTTAATTTAgtcttaagaaaaaaatcttataGACTCCTCTTCATATGATATAATAAAGTGCTCCAGGACACATCATAATAgacttctttctctctcatagGTCTTACTAAACATACACAATGAGGAGATGGTGATTGGTATTGCACTTACTGAGGAGAGTCTTCATAGGAGAAACATCAGTCACTTTGGACCCACTACCCTGCGTTCTACTTTGTGCTACGGCATGCATGCTCAGGTAACTCTTCTAACAATGATTGCACTGTTTGATCCAGATGACCTCACACTGTGGAGTTCACGTTGCGTTTTCTGCTGAGTCGATGGGATTTGTCATTCTGTCCTGTGCTCATGTCTGTTCATGTCCAAGCAGATGCTGGCTTCAGCcttttaattagttatttatttaaaattttcagaTGTGTAGTAAGCAGTGGTGCATGTCCACTGTTTGTCCTACTGTCCAATTCTGGTTTCATGGATATAGCTGAGGCTCTGAATTTGTTTTGTTAGAAAGTGAAGGTTGTTGGCTTGATATTATAAGGTTGTTGAAGGATTCAGACAGGTTGACAGTGAGGTAGTCATGCACCCTGATGAAATGCAAGTATATCCAATATCATCATATTGTATTACACTAAGAAATTCCTATGTGTTGCGATACATCTGTTCACACGTCAGTGTTTATTTTAAGGGTaacaaaagacacaaagaaCTGTCCTCCTAACTCATCTTTTCCACAAAGATAAGCACAAGTAGGTTGCGAGGTGTGACAAGATATTCATGTTTTCGTTTTGAAACATTAGGTGGTGTTGATTAGCTGTGAAACAGTTAGAAGCCACAGTTTAGTGAAGCCATGAACAAAGCAGATGGGTATTGtactgaaagtaaaaaaaaaaaaaaaagagctaaataAATTCAAGTTCTTTCTGTGTTTTGACCCTCTGTACTTGAGTTTCCCCATAACAACCATGTCTGGTCGGCATGCttctactactgtttgtgtataaaaacactttttatacactatatttatataatatcaACATTTATCAATACATCAGGAAAAAATGGATATGTGTTAATTAACTATTatgcagtgttttatgtttttgctcCCAAGTCCCCTCAAACGCTCTGGCCAGCATTTATCTAGTGAGTGCAGGCTGTAAGATCAGCATTTCCCCTCATGAAGTGTCCATGTCCATTTattctggaggaggctgtaaaactttgtgtgtCCAAAACAAGTGTGTgtcagagaagctcacttctgtccgatTACAGCGATTCTGAGGACAGTTGTTGAGGATTTCCAGGACTTCTCTGTCGGTAACCGCGGTCAGTTTTGTGGCAGTTAGTTACTGTTAGCCGGTGGTGGAGCTAATGTTGTGGACGACTCAGACACTGAgcgaataaactctcatatgatgtgagaatgtaatcacatttttaacagagaaaaagtgtgattttttaGGAAGCTCAAGCTTAATATTAACTGGCATAGTGTTAGTGCCAAAAAgtggtttctgtttgtttttttttatgtgtaatgtctttgcctATAGACTATAGTCAACCagattttaatgtcaatgacactttttaccttcataaataaaaaatatataaaaatcactTTGCCAAAGAGTGATTgtagcttctaccttgtgacaggaatgttgtcTGTCGCGCAAAATGACTTGACATCATTCATGAGAGTTACtgtatgtttgacagattataggccatTTACAAAGTTTAAATGCagccaatcatttttttttggaaaataccagaaatcactcTTTGACAGAACACCGGCCCCTGTCAGCTCTCTGTAAACAGGAGGGTAACGagtctgatctgctgaaaatcCAGAATTGTgacaatattgggaataaataagtATGAGGTGATAATAAGGTTATATGTAGATATACCTCTCAGGTAATATGTAGAtactagggatgttcctggaaACTAATatctaaacaaggaaaaaaaatagactagCCAGAAATGCAGGGAAGGAAATGACGgtgtttctctggaggtgcgcTCTAGGCTACGTTGTAAATCAAAAATAACCAACaatattagacctaataaaagTTATCAGTCCAAGGTAAagagttatggcatttttctataacgatgtcagggctgcagcttcATCTGGTGGCAGATCGATGTGTGACATTAAGGAGAACCATTTATGGCACCGGGCATcaattaaaaccttaataattaggctaactGACTAGTGACGATTAGTCGACTGGTCGCGCACATCCCTACTAGAGACTGATTAATTTTGTTTAGAaggattttttcttcttcttgctctCATCGGACGgacacatttttcttctctccctaaCCCTTCCTTATTTACCCTGcttgctgctttgctgctttagagcctctcttcacacatcttccgaactggaaattaaaattatggatctggtcagctggtctctcaatgctattgattgatcaaattttcaccatgaggagattggggaaaggagaaccctctttcctcttatCCGATTGACATACccggctggctacgttatggattcctgtggaggGTGGAAGATGGCGTGCCTGGCTGTACTGTCAATTGAGGAGGGGTAGCATATATTTGGCTTATTGATACTAGGATCTCTCCTGATTTGACTTGGGGATACCTGGCTTATCGTAAATTCGGGAAGTGTGGGCAGCCATTTGGGCCTTGTTAAGGCTGCTTGTGATGGGAATGCAGAGCAGTACAAACCCAAACTCAGGctcagtatatctggagctgaatcAGAAGAGATTAGATCTTGGAGACGTATTCGTTTCTGCACAGCAAAGGACCAAACCAAGAAATTTGGATGATTGGATTTTTCACCATTGAGAGAGTGCCAGAAAAACTAAacgctgtcaacaaattaatcagtatcaaaacaactgtagAATCTGAAATTTGGCTCTCTGACGGCCTTGGATTGCCAGTtatctcatttttttcctggacgttttgtaaacagatgctctacgcccccgctgtcccatcttctgacctgtgtggaCTGATATCCCTAGACCAAGCTGCTGATGAATGTTCCATCTCTTATCAGGAACTGTTAACTTAGGGGGCAGTTTGAGTCAGCCCACAGTAACCCGAACCCCTCTCCTCCGCTGGCTTCCTTCCATCCCTGATCTTACCCACCCGAGCACTCCCATGCTATTTGCTATATGTGCTTACTATGCAGAGGTTATTTTAACCTCATACTGTGCCCCCATTATGGGGCAAAAtatgagatgctttttttttatccacacCTATCCTATTGTGTTcgctttgtttccctcttatcTTTGTAAAACTGCAGCGCCTGTGATGGCtcccctgtttgtttgatttgtttgtctttatggatgggtgttc
Protein-coding sequences here:
- the thumpd3 gene encoding LOW QUALITY PROTEIN: tRNA (guanine(6)-N(2))-methyltransferase THUMP3 (The sequence of the model RefSeq protein was modified relative to this genomic sequence to represent the inferred CDS: inserted 3 bases in 3 codons; deleted 2 bases in 2 codons; substituted 1 base at 1 genomic stop codon), which produces MSCQGDGLSAQGSSSVGPCTSSSSETDTRNGDVITVTIGATVPXGFEHTAAEEVKEKIGVDARISKDRGRIYFLXLLTSFPGKTDSLLQVHLLRSVDNLFVVVEEYDHYQFKQSKEDTLMELQQLASXLPWTNALEVWKLNVTLKKKKGHRXGGNTTKVKANREAADLAAAAEQQELPQVASGAEGQLEAESPADLETCEQDSQEAAPEAKVIKFRVTCNRAGDKHSFSSNEAARDFGGAVQEFFQWKADMTKFDIEVLLNIHNEEMVIGIALTEESLHRRNISHFGPTTLRSTLCYGMHRLCKPQASDVILDPMCGTGAIPLEGAIEFNSSFYIAGDNNDMAVNRTVNNICHIQKRRADKGRISGLPIDTVRWDLCNLPIRTSSVDIIITDMPFGKRMGSKKKNWDLYPSCLREMARVCRPGSGKAVLLTQDKKCFAKDLCHLQAISRMGGLWRKLHTVWVNVGGLHAGVYLLKRTGAVFGQTPEDVHDSRGMVNTQGDEKEDKELY